From Nonlabens sp. Ci31, the proteins below share one genomic window:
- the serS gene encoding serine--tRNA ligase: MLQIAEIRENKDAFAKALQKRNIDALPLLESAIAVDENRRNLQGQLDETLSKSNKLSKEIGELFKSGKAAEANELKAQTTDLKESSKELADQLNAAVEELQTILYAIPNIPHDSVPAGNSDEDNEVVSQHGEIPVLHDGAKPHWELVKDYDIIDFELGNKITGAGFPVYKNKGARLQRALINYFLDKNTAAGYEEMQVPLLVNEASGYGTGQLPDKEGQMYHVGIDDLYLIPTAEVPITNLYRGSLLDMKDFPIAMTGYTPCFRREAGSYGSDVRGLNRLHQFDKVEILRIEHPDQSGAALDAMVVHVKGILEELELPYRILRLCGGDLGFTSTLTYDFEVYSTAQEKWLEVSSVSNFKTFQANRLKLRYRTGDKGTELAHTLNGSSLALPRILASILENFQVNNAIHIPKVLIPYCGFDTIN, translated from the coding sequence ATGCTTCAAATAGCAGAAATACGTGAAAATAAAGACGCTTTTGCAAAAGCTTTACAAAAGAGAAATATCGATGCACTTCCTTTATTGGAAAGTGCTATTGCTGTAGATGAAAATCGCCGCAATCTTCAAGGGCAGCTGGATGAGACGCTTTCAAAGAGCAACAAGCTTTCTAAAGAGATTGGAGAGTTATTCAAGTCTGGAAAAGCCGCTGAAGCAAATGAGCTCAAGGCCCAAACAACTGATCTAAAAGAATCTTCAAAAGAGCTGGCCGACCAATTGAATGCAGCTGTAGAAGAATTACAGACCATTTTATATGCGATTCCCAACATACCTCATGACAGCGTTCCTGCCGGTAATAGCGATGAAGATAATGAGGTGGTTTCTCAACATGGAGAAATACCTGTATTGCACGATGGTGCAAAACCACACTGGGAACTGGTCAAAGATTATGATATCATTGATTTTGAACTCGGTAATAAAATTACTGGTGCTGGATTTCCTGTATATAAAAATAAAGGAGCAAGATTGCAACGTGCGTTGATCAATTACTTCTTGGATAAAAATACTGCTGCTGGTTATGAGGAGATGCAAGTACCTCTATTGGTTAACGAAGCGAGTGGTTATGGCACAGGTCAGTTACCAGATAAAGAAGGGCAGATGTACCACGTAGGTATAGATGACCTGTATTTAATCCCAACAGCGGAAGTGCCTATCACCAATTTATATCGTGGCAGTCTATTAGATATGAAAGACTTTCCTATCGCTATGACAGGATATACCCCATGTTTCCGTCGTGAGGCTGGAAGTTATGGAAGTGATGTAAGAGGATTGAACCGCTTGCACCAGTTTGATAAAGTAGAGATCCTACGCATCGAGCATCCAGATCAAAGTGGTGCTGCCCTAGATGCTATGGTGGTACATGTGAAAGGAATTCTTGAAGAACTAGAATTGCCTTATCGTATTTTGAGACTTTGTGGGGGTGATTTAGGGTTTACCTCTACCTTAACTTATGATTTTGAAGTGTACAGTACGGCTCAAGAAAAATGGTTAGAAGTAAGCAGTGTTTCTAACTTTAAGACCTTTCAAGCAAATCGTTTGAAATTGCGTTACAGAACTGGAGATAAAGGAACAGAACTAGCCCACACTTTAAACGGTAGCTCCTTAGCCTTACCTCGTATCCTTGCAAGTATTCTTGAAAACTTTCAAGTCAATAATGCCATTCATATCCCTAAAGTATTGATTCCATATTGTGGTTTTGATACTATAAATTAA
- a CDS encoding tetratricopeptide repeat protein gives MRTLFLVVAVLSCSMGFAQDSKLAENYMDQGEYTKALKIYQKIYELNKRNPRSVFALVEVYQQLERYESVDSLIDIAQKTTARDEMFSIERGYNATLQGKDSLASTYYQKAIKAIDSLPQLTYGIAYRFEQRNELEEAITAYEKGMALNDKLNYNYQLARLYGEQGNLEKMFDTNIKMIEQNAVYRSRAQALFSQYVTDDAENEGNKILRKVLLLRLRENPDPIYNQLLSWLFVQQKDFKKAFIQEKAIYKRDQTNMYNIQDLVETAIDENDLEAAGEILDYMIEETPSISVKYTAQSLRIKLRADAATAEAYELIKQDYESLLTYYGRDKETFRLQLDFANFLAFKINQPQEASDLLVALEKTSLSKFQKADVKMLLADILVLQEQFNRALIYYSQIQNDLPNDLRSQESQFKVARTSYFQGDFPWSLTQLKVLRSAASKLIANDAMELSLTIADHSKEDTTFVALKAFAKAELKQYQNKRAEAIILYDQLLLDHKGDPIEDEALLKQAQLYEVEGRFEKARDNYQVIIDNYGDGILADDAYYRMGLLYQEQLSDPQKAQELFEKIIFNHADSIHFVDARRRYRRLRGDENEKAF, from the coding sequence ATGCGTACTCTTTTTCTAGTTGTTGCGGTGCTTTCTTGTTCCATGGGCTTTGCTCAGGATTCTAAGCTTGCCGAAAACTATATGGATCAAGGGGAATATACTAAAGCGCTAAAAATCTATCAAAAAATATATGAACTCAACAAGCGCAATCCGAGGAGCGTGTTTGCTTTGGTAGAAGTTTATCAGCAATTAGAACGCTATGAAAGTGTAGATTCATTAATAGATATAGCTCAGAAAACAACAGCTCGTGATGAAATGTTTTCTATAGAAAGAGGGTACAATGCCACCTTGCAAGGAAAAGATAGTCTCGCCAGTACATACTATCAAAAAGCCATAAAGGCCATAGATTCCCTACCACAACTCACCTACGGAATCGCTTATAGATTTGAACAACGCAATGAGCTAGAAGAGGCTATTACCGCCTATGAAAAGGGAATGGCGCTCAATGACAAGCTCAATTACAATTACCAGCTGGCTAGGTTATACGGCGAGCAAGGTAATCTAGAAAAGATGTTTGATACCAATATCAAAATGATAGAGCAAAATGCGGTGTATCGTTCCCGCGCTCAAGCACTTTTTTCTCAATATGTAACCGATGATGCAGAGAATGAAGGAAATAAGATCTTAAGAAAAGTGTTGTTATTACGCTTACGTGAAAATCCAGACCCTATATACAATCAGCTGTTGTCATGGCTTTTTGTACAGCAAAAAGATTTTAAAAAAGCCTTTATTCAAGAAAAGGCCATTTATAAGCGTGATCAAACCAATATGTACAATATTCAAGATCTGGTAGAAACGGCTATAGATGAGAACGATCTGGAAGCAGCAGGAGAGATACTGGACTATATGATTGAAGAAACACCATCTATAAGTGTCAAGTATACAGCCCAAAGCCTTAGGATCAAATTAAGAGCTGATGCGGCAACCGCTGAAGCATATGAACTGATCAAACAAGATTATGAAAGTCTTTTAACCTATTACGGTAGAGATAAAGAAACCTTTAGATTGCAACTGGACTTTGCTAACTTCTTAGCATTCAAAATAAATCAACCTCAAGAGGCAAGTGATTTACTTGTCGCCTTAGAGAAAACAAGCTTGAGTAAATTTCAAAAAGCAGATGTAAAAATGTTACTGGCTGATATTCTTGTGTTGCAGGAGCAATTCAATAGAGCTCTGATTTATTACAGCCAGATTCAAAATGATTTGCCCAACGATTTACGTTCTCAGGAATCTCAATTTAAAGTAGCGCGTACCAGCTATTTTCAAGGCGATTTTCCTTGGAGCCTTACTCAGTTGAAGGTACTGCGCAGCGCTGCGAGTAAACTCATTGCAAACGATGCAATGGAGTTAAGCCTGACTATTGCCGACCACTCTAAAGAAGACACTACTTTTGTTGCGCTGAAAGCTTTCGCGAAAGCGGAATTAAAACAATATCAGAATAAAAGAGCTGAAGCCATCATTTTATACGATCAATTACTCTTAGATCACAAAGGAGATCCTATCGAAGATGAGGCCTTACTAAAACAAGCTCAGCTATACGAAGTAGAGGGAAGGTTTGAAAAAGCTAGAGACAACTACCAGGTGATCATCGATAATTATGGAGATGGAATCCTTGCAGATGATGCCTATTACAGAATGGGATTGTTGTATCAAGAACAACTCTCAGATCCTCAAAAAGCACAAGAGCTTTTTGAAAAAATAATATTTAACCATGCCGATAGTATTCATTTTGTAGATGCCCGCAGGCGCTATCGCAGGCTGCGTGGTGATGAAAATGAAAAGGCTTTTTAA
- a CDS encoding DUF4286 family protein — translation MIIYNVTCNMDASLESEWIPWIREHIAKVLGTGLFMDARLTRVLVEDKDGSSTFSIQYKAIDKDALQKYYDDYAPALRKEGLAKFGERVLSFRTELELIDEYHVRRD, via the coding sequence ATGATTATATATAATGTCACTTGTAATATGGACGCTTCGCTAGAGTCCGAATGGATCCCATGGATAAGAGAGCATATTGCTAAAGTATTAGGGACAGGACTATTTATGGATGCAAGACTCACAAGAGTTCTGGTAGAAGATAAAGATGGTTCCAGCACTTTCTCTATTCAGTATAAAGCTATTGATAAAGATGCGCTACAAAAATATTACGACGATTACGCTCCTGCATTAAGGAAAGAAGGACTAGCTAAATTTGGAGAACGAGTACTGTCTTTTAGAACAGAACTGGAATTGATTGATGAGTATCATGTGAGACGAGATTAG
- the rsmA gene encoding 16S rRNA (adenine(1518)-N(6)/adenine(1519)-N(6))-dimethyltransferase RsmA yields MAKYKKYTSHDKGVTAKKHLGQHFLKDDTVAIRIANCLSYKGYDQVLEIGPGTGVLTKHVIRKEIKVTALELDRESVAYLKQNFPVEHSKIVNEHTFEVVEADFLKKDLTEIYGDGSFAIIGNFPYNISTQIVFKTIENRDQIPEFGGMFQKEVAKRICALHGSKTYGILSVLAQAYYHAEYLFTVGPEVFNPPPRVDSGVLRLTRKEDYDKLPCSYAKLRQVVKLAFQQRRKTLRNSLKTMKLPDEMREKEIFNLRPEQISVEMFVELVQEIEALES; encoded by the coding sequence TTGGCTAAATACAAAAAATACACTTCACACGATAAAGGCGTTACTGCAAAGAAACACCTAGGTCAGCACTTTTTAAAAGATGATACCGTAGCCATACGTATAGCAAACTGCTTGAGTTACAAAGGATATGATCAAGTTCTGGAAATAGGTCCAGGAACAGGGGTGCTTACCAAGCATGTGATTAGGAAAGAAATCAAAGTTACTGCTCTAGAATTGGATCGAGAATCGGTAGCCTATTTAAAGCAAAACTTTCCTGTAGAACATTCTAAAATTGTCAACGAACATACTTTTGAAGTCGTAGAAGCAGACTTTCTTAAAAAAGATCTGACTGAAATCTACGGAGACGGCTCATTTGCGATTATAGGTAACTTTCCATATAACATCAGTACACAAATTGTTTTTAAGACGATTGAAAATAGAGACCAGATTCCAGAATTTGGTGGGATGTTTCAAAAAGAAGTGGCTAAGCGTATTTGTGCGCTTCACGGTTCTAAAACATATGGTATACTATCCGTTTTAGCTCAGGCTTACTACCACGCTGAGTACCTTTTTACCGTTGGCCCTGAAGTGTTCAATCCGCCACCTAGAGTGGACAGTGGTGTGCTGAGGTTAACGCGCAAGGAAGATTATGATAAGTTGCCTTGTTCTTATGCAAAGTTGCGTCAAGTTGTGAAATTAGCTTTTCAACAAAGACGTAAAACTTTGAGAAACTCTTTGAAAACAATGAAATTACCTGATGAAATGCGTGAAAAAGAGATCTTTAATCTAAGACCAGAACAGATCAGTGTGGAGATGTTTGTGGAATTGGTGCAAGAGATTGAGGCATTGGAGTCTTAA
- the trxA gene encoding thioredoxin → MALEITDANFEETVLKSDKPVLVDFWAAWCGPCRMVGPIIDEVSTEYADKALVGKMDVDANQEFAAKYGVRNIPTVLVFQNGEVVGRQVGVAPKNAYTDALDALLN, encoded by the coding sequence ATGGCACTAGAAATAACAGATGCAAACTTTGAAGAAACCGTATTAAAAAGTGATAAACCAGTATTGGTTGACTTTTGGGCAGCGTGGTGCGGACCATGTCGCATGGTAGGACCTATCATTGATGAGGTTTCTACAGAATATGCTGATAAAGCTCTTGTAGGTAAAATGGACGTTGATGCAAATCAAGAATTTGCTGCTAAATATGGCGTGCGTAACATCCCTACAGTATTAGTTTTTCAAAATGGTGAAGTAGTAGGCCGTCAGGTAGGAGTCGCTCCTAAGAACGCTTACACAGATGCTTTAGACGCTCTTTTGAACTAG
- a CDS encoding NADP-dependent oxidoreductase yields the protein MSKTIVLKQRPKGTPKTSDFEFIEEEQPIPKEGEMLLKTKYVSVDPYLRGRMRDEKSYVEPFQLEKPIVSAIVAEVLETKHSDFKKGDFLTGMLDWKEVQAHSGKELRKVDPQQVPLSAYLGILGMTGLTAYFGLNRIGAPEKGETLLVSGAAGAVGSVVGQIGKIKGMQVIGIAGTDEKVAMLKDKFGFDSAINYNKVTDMASAIKEHAPDGIDVYYDNVGGNILDAAMKNINRFGRVVNCGAISLYNETEPPTGPRLETTLVKKSVKMQGFIVSNYENDFPEGIQQLSQWLREGKLKHEETIVEGFDQIPQAFIDLFNGKNKGKMVVKVY from the coding sequence ATGAGTAAGACCATAGTATTAAAGCAGCGACCAAAAGGAACTCCAAAGACAAGTGATTTTGAATTTATAGAGGAGGAACAGCCTATACCAAAAGAAGGCGAAATGCTATTAAAAACAAAATACGTTTCTGTAGATCCCTACTTAAGAGGACGTATGCGGGATGAAAAGTCGTATGTAGAACCATTTCAACTAGAGAAGCCTATAGTATCTGCTATTGTTGCTGAGGTGTTGGAAACTAAGCATAGCGATTTTAAAAAAGGTGATTTTCTCACTGGTATGTTAGATTGGAAAGAGGTTCAAGCGCATTCAGGTAAGGAATTGCGCAAAGTAGATCCGCAACAGGTTCCACTAAGTGCCTATTTGGGAATTTTAGGAATGACTGGATTGACCGCTTATTTTGGTTTGAATAGAATCGGAGCCCCTGAAAAAGGAGAGACTCTTCTCGTCTCTGGTGCTGCGGGTGCCGTGGGCTCTGTTGTTGGACAGATTGGGAAAATTAAGGGCATGCAGGTAATAGGGATTGCGGGAACCGATGAAAAAGTGGCCATGCTCAAAGATAAATTTGGTTTTGACTCGGCGATCAATTACAACAAAGTTACCGATATGGCGAGTGCCATTAAAGAACATGCTCCAGACGGTATAGATGTTTATTACGATAATGTGGGAGGAAATATACTGGATGCTGCAATGAAGAATATCAATCGATTCGGTCGTGTAGTAAATTGTGGTGCGATCTCACTTTATAACGAGACAGAACCGCCTACTGGACCTAGATTAGAAACGACCCTAGTAAAAAAAAGTGTCAAGATGCAGGGCTTTATAGTGAGTAATTATGAGAACGATTTTCCTGAAGGCATACAACAACTTTCTCAATGGCTGCGCGAAGGAAAATTAAAGCATGAAGAGACCATCGTGGAAGGATTTGATCAAATACCTCAGGCATTTATAGATCTTTTTAATGGTAAGAATAAAGGTAAAATGGTGGTTAAAGTCTACTAG
- a CDS encoding DUF58 domain-containing protein, whose amino-acid sequence MDVQQELNKTTGFKNLQLLASQVVEGYISGMHKSPFHGFSAEFAEHKIYNQGESTRHIDWKLFAKTDKLYTKRYDEETNLRCHLIIDNSPSMHYPLTKKQEIGSLNKIGFTALAAASVMNLLKKQRDAVGLSIYANEYEYYAPEKGSERHHNMLLDQLSRISSSKPSGQTTDTYKYLHEIAENIKRRSLIFLFTDMFQSDRHEDELFEALRHLKYNKHDVVLFHTYDSATEVNFEFSNRPTRYTDVETGEYINLYADNVREEYQKAVKEYFEKLRVRCGQNRIKYMPVDIQQNFDVVMTTFLLERQLFR is encoded by the coding sequence ATGGACGTACAACAAGAACTCAACAAAACTACGGGTTTTAAAAACCTACAGTTACTTGCTAGTCAAGTGGTGGAAGGCTATATCAGTGGGATGCACAAATCGCCTTTTCATGGTTTTAGTGCTGAGTTTGCTGAGCATAAGATTTATAACCAAGGAGAAAGTACGCGTCATATCGACTGGAAATTATTTGCTAAAACAGACAAGCTTTATACCAAAAGATATGATGAGGAAACCAACTTGCGTTGTCACCTTATTATAGATAATAGTCCATCGATGCATTATCCGCTTACTAAAAAGCAAGAAATAGGATCGCTTAATAAAATAGGTTTTACTGCGCTCGCAGCGGCAAGTGTGATGAACCTATTAAAGAAACAACGCGATGCCGTTGGATTGAGTATTTATGCTAACGAGTACGAATATTACGCTCCAGAAAAAGGAAGTGAGAGGCATCACAATATGTTGTTGGACCAACTTTCTAGAATAAGTAGCAGCAAACCAAGTGGTCAAACTACAGACACTTATAAATACCTGCATGAAATAGCAGAGAACATCAAACGCAGGTCGCTTATCTTTCTTTTTACAGATATGTTTCAAAGTGATAGGCATGAGGATGAACTCTTTGAAGCCTTAAGGCATTTAAAATATAACAAACACGATGTGGTGCTTTTTCATACTTACGATAGTGCTACTGAGGTCAATTTTGAATTCTCCAATAGACCGACCCGTTATACAGATGTGGAAACAGGAGAATACATCAACCTTTATGCAGATAATGTTAGAGAAGAGTATCAGAAAGCGGTAAAGGAATATTTTGAAAAACTACGGGTGCGCTGTGGACAAAACAGAATCAAGTATATGCCGGTAGACATTCAGCAAAATTTTGATGTTGTAATGACTACTTTCTTGTTAGAAAGACAGCTTTTTAGATAG
- a CDS encoding alpha-amylase family glycosyl hydrolase: MKNFTLCLMSFICFAFAKAQVTTSPSTPTQSDQVTLTFDATGTGLENATGTLYAYTGVNINGTRWQNIVNSTFSDNATAPQFVNTGGNIYQLTLGTSIDQFYNVAPGEVVSEICLVVRNATATAQTSPDIFLDVFLPGLNTVITSPQDGDIFTLNQNITISGDCSQNTALDLSVNNSSIASTTAMNISGSYTFTTAGSYDITITATNGTDTSSDTVNVFVPGTTQNLPRPTGLKNGVNENADGSVTFLLAAPLKNDVALVGSFTNWNLDTNYQMNKDGDYFWITVPASEFSANTEFMYQYLVDFDIKVADPYSQLILDPGSDPFIPVGNYPNLTAYPSNETTGDVTLYTYQKTAYNWTVTNFTKPDQENLVVYELLVRDFSEQDSYQQVIDRIDYLETLGINALQLMPINEFEGSDSWGYNPKLHGAVDKAYGTPEKFKELVDLCHSKGIAVIIDVVYNHAFSQSPLCQMWWDPANFRPATNSPYMNATARHDFNVGYDMNHESSFTRDYVKQTLQFLIDEYRVDGFRFDLSKGFTQNNTLGNIGAWNAYDQSRVDILNDYRNTIWNANTNDIYMILEHLSDNSEEKVLADAGFMLWGKMTDEYNQNSMGFGGNTNIFRSYFNSRNFNNQHLVAYAESHDEQRLMYKNLLFGNNSNSSHNVRTLPVALDRQEAIAAMLYSIPGPKMLWQFGELGYELDIDLNGRTGRKPIPWTLGYDTDTDRMDLYHVTATMINFKTLYPDTFNSTNNNLDVSGLVKRINLNGSQFDAVVIANFAVTAQNINPNFSQTGSWYDYFNNNTAINVTNQTALINLQPGEYKLYTTQQLQDPLSNEDVRSLSSSIKLFPNPASDTFKLSEEVETVRIYQVSGQLVKSFKGPQSHYGISDLKQGIYFVELINRDQVQVEKLIKS; encoded by the coding sequence ATGAAAAACTTTACTTTATGTTTGATGTCCTTTATTTGTTTCGCTTTCGCGAAAGCGCAAGTAACCACATCACCATCCACACCCACACAATCCGATCAAGTAACATTAACTTTTGATGCTACAGGAACAGGCTTGGAAAATGCGACAGGGACTCTTTATGCCTACACGGGAGTGAACATTAATGGAACTAGGTGGCAAAATATAGTCAACAGTACTTTTAGTGATAATGCCACTGCTCCTCAATTTGTAAATACGGGCGGCAACATTTACCAACTTACTCTAGGAACAAGTATTGATCAATTTTACAACGTTGCCCCTGGGGAGGTAGTTTCTGAAATTTGCTTGGTCGTAAGAAATGCCACAGCAACTGCTCAAACCAGTCCAGACATTTTTCTAGATGTTTTTCTTCCTGGATTGAACACAGTGATTACTTCACCTCAAGATGGAGACATATTTACCCTAAATCAAAACATAACTATTTCTGGTGACTGTTCTCAAAATACAGCTCTTGATCTCAGTGTTAATAATTCTAGTATAGCATCTACGACGGCTATGAATATTAGCGGTTCTTATACATTTACTACGGCTGGATCTTATGATATTACCATAACAGCAACTAACGGAACTGATACGTCCAGCGATACGGTAAACGTGTTTGTGCCTGGTACGACTCAAAATCTTCCGCGTCCAACAGGATTGAAAAATGGAGTCAATGAAAATGCCGACGGTAGCGTCACGTTCCTTCTTGCTGCACCTCTTAAAAATGATGTGGCTCTGGTAGGAAGTTTTACCAACTGGAATCTAGATACCAATTACCAAATGAATAAGGATGGGGATTACTTTTGGATAACTGTTCCCGCCAGCGAATTCTCTGCAAATACAGAGTTTATGTATCAATATTTAGTGGACTTTGATATCAAAGTGGCCGACCCATATAGCCAGCTGATATTGGACCCTGGAAGCGACCCCTTTATTCCTGTAGGCAATTACCCGAATCTAACAGCGTATCCATCTAACGAGACTACAGGGGATGTAACTTTGTACACTTACCAAAAAACAGCTTATAACTGGACCGTAACTAATTTTACAAAACCCGATCAAGAAAATCTTGTAGTCTATGAGTTACTCGTAAGAGATTTCTCAGAGCAAGACAGTTACCAGCAAGTAATAGATCGCATTGATTACTTAGAAACATTAGGAATCAATGCCCTTCAATTAATGCCTATTAACGAATTTGAAGGCAGCGACAGTTGGGGTTACAACCCTAAGCTTCATGGAGCGGTTGACAAAGCCTACGGTACTCCAGAAAAATTTAAAGAACTGGTAGATTTATGCCACTCCAAAGGCATTGCGGTTATTATTGACGTCGTGTACAATCACGCTTTCAGCCAGAGTCCTTTGTGTCAAATGTGGTGGGATCCCGCTAACTTTAGGCCTGCAACAAATAGCCCTTACATGAATGCTACAGCACGACATGACTTTAATGTAGGCTATGACATGAATCATGAGAGTTCCTTTACTCGTGACTATGTCAAACAAACCTTGCAATTTTTAATTGATGAGTACCGAGTGGACGGATTCAGATTTGACCTTTCTAAAGGATTTACTCAAAACAATACGTTAGGAAACATAGGGGCATGGAATGCATATGATCAATCCAGAGTAGATATCTTAAATGATTACCGCAATACCATATGGAATGCAAACACTAATGATATTTACATGATTCTAGAACATCTATCAGATAATAGTGAAGAAAAAGTTCTTGCTGACGCCGGATTTATGCTTTGGGGAAAAATGACCGATGAGTACAATCAAAACTCTATGGGATTCGGTGGTAATACAAATATCTTTCGGTCCTATTTTAACTCGCGTAACTTTAATAATCAACATTTAGTTGCTTATGCCGAAAGCCATGACGAGCAACGATTGATGTATAAGAACCTCCTATTCGGTAATAATTCCAACTCTTCTCATAATGTTAGAACATTGCCAGTGGCTTTAGATAGACAAGAAGCGATTGCTGCGATGCTGTATAGTATTCCTGGACCTAAAATGTTATGGCAATTTGGAGAACTAGGCTATGAATTAGACATTGATTTAAATGGTCGCACAGGTCGCAAACCTATTCCGTGGACATTGGGTTATGATACAGATACAGACCGTATGGATTTGTATCATGTGACCGCTACTATGATCAATTTTAAAACCTTGTACCCAGATACTTTTAATAGTACCAATAACAACCTTGATGTAAGCGGACTGGTAAAAAGAATTAATCTTAACGGTTCTCAATTTGATGCTGTTGTTATAGCTAACTTTGCAGTGACTGCACAAAATATCAACCCTAATTTCTCACAAACAGGAAGCTGGTACGATTATTTTAATAACAACACCGCTATCAACGTAACGAATCAAACGGCCTTGATTAATTTACAACCTGGGGAATATAAACTGTACACGACTCAGCAATTACAAGATCCATTAAGTAATGAGGATGTCCGTTCTTTATCCTCCTCAATCAAGTTATTTCCCAATCCAGCATCCGATACTTTTAAGCTATCTGAAGAAGTAGAAACCGTACGTATTTACCAGGTATCTGGTCAACTGGTAAAAAGTTTTAAAGGACCACAAAGCCATTATGGAATTAGTGATTTAAAACAAGGAATATATTTTGTAGAATTGATAAATAGAGATCAAGTTCAAGTTGAAAAACTCATAAAGAGCTAA
- a CDS encoding SusE domain-containing protein codes for MKKFSILMLSFLALAAVMSCDDTDSEEFSLDTNSSGEIVLSPEINTFEVTETNGADLAERFSWNRITFETPVQIDYQLEMDLESGDFSSPAVLGANNSTNAAVTYNALNDAALGLGAEPGSANNFKLRVKATTASAAVNPVFSNEVTAVITPFEAYPFKPLYFVGAATEPGWNNGDGNGETNPALYVDINDVNKHYYTGYFNADAFKILSNLGMWQPQYGERNGAVGVNDGAGNDPNVFSAPTAGYYDFTIDVTGVTNDSEGSSSFSMVPNTTAAAAPTFTSIAIIGAATPNGWNDPDTDLTQSTFDPHKWVGRDIVLIAGEMKIRAENDWTNSWGDATSAYAGQGNNNNDPNITVKAGTYDIFFNDLDGSFLLIPQE; via the coding sequence ATGAAAAAGTTTTCAATATTAATGCTTTCGTTTTTAGCTCTCGCAGCAGTTATGTCTTGTGATGATACCGATAGCGAAGAGTTTTCACTAGACACGAACAGCTCTGGAGAAATCGTTTTATCTCCAGAAATAAACACCTTTGAGGTGACAGAAACAAATGGTGCAGATCTTGCAGAAAGGTTTTCATGGAACAGAATAACTTTTGAAACTCCTGTTCAAATTGATTATCAGCTAGAAATGGATCTTGAATCAGGTGACTTTAGCTCACCTGCTGTATTAGGGGCTAACAATAGTACTAATGCAGCGGTTACTTACAATGCATTAAATGATGCTGCCCTTGGATTAGGTGCAGAGCCAGGCTCAGCTAACAACTTCAAGTTAAGAGTAAAAGCTACCACTGCATCTGCAGCTGTAAATCCAGTATTTTCTAATGAAGTTACTGCAGTGATTACTCCATTTGAAGCCTACCCTTTCAAACCTTTGTATTTTGTAGGTGCTGCAACAGAGCCAGGATGGAACAACGGTGATGGAAACGGAGAAACGAACCCAGCTCTTTATGTAGATATCAATGATGTGAACAAGCATTATTACACAGGTTACTTCAATGCTGACGCGTTTAAAATTCTTTCTAATCTAGGAATGTGGCAACCACAGTACGGGGAAAGAAATGGTGCTGTAGGTGTAAATGATGGTGCTGGAAATGATCCCAACGTTTTTTCTGCTCCCACTGCTGGATATTATGACTTTACAATAGATGTAACAGGAGTAACTAATGATTCAGAAGGTTCTTCAAGTTTTAGCATGGTTCCAAACACAACTGCTGCCGCTGCTCCTACTTTCACGAGTATAGCAATTATAGGTGCTGCGACTCCCAATGGATGGAATGATCCAGATACGGACCTCACACAATCTACTTTTGACCCTCACAAATGGGTAGGACGCGATATCGTATTAATAGCTGGTGAAATGAAGATCAGAGCAGAAAACGACTGGACCAACAGTTGGGGTGATGCAACATCTGCTTATGCTGGACAGGGTAATAATAATAATGACCCAAATATTACTGTAAAAGCGGGTACTTATGACATCTTCTTCAATGATTTAGATGGAAGTTTCTTACTTATCCCTCAAGAATAA